A DNA window from Camelina sativa cultivar DH55 chromosome 17, Cs, whole genome shotgun sequence contains the following coding sequences:
- the LOC104757013 gene encoding anther-specific protein BCP1 produces the protein MGRQNVIVVVALVFMAILGLAAAASSPSPSASPSKAPAASKTDHDVEPPVTDDQIGTTDDDSAAAPGDDDVAVAGPVGSDSSYASNGPSGSDDSADKGGAAALGVSAVVVGVTSIAGSFLLF, from the coding sequence atggGTCGCCAAAACGTTATCGTCGTGGTCGCCCTCGTCTTCATGGCCATCCTTGGGCTAGCAGCAGCTGCCTCCTCTCCATCTCCTTCAGCGTCTCCCTCCAAAGCTCCGGCTGCCTCCAAAACTGATCATGACGTCGAACCTCCAGTCACCGATGACCAAATCGGAACTACCGACGACGATTCAGCTGCAGCTCCAGGTGATGATGACGTTGCAGTGGCTGGTCCTGTAGGAAGTGACTCCTCCTACGCTAGCAATGGACCCTCAGGCTCTGACGATTCTGCCGACAAAGGTGGTGCGGCTGCTCTCGGCGTCTCTGCCGTCGTCGTTGGTGTTACATCCATCGCCGGTTCTTTCTTGTTGTTCTAA